From Raphanus sativus cultivar WK10039 unplaced genomic scaffold, ASM80110v3 Scaffold0163, whole genome shotgun sequence:
TGTGCACAAGGTACACATGTATGGATTTTAGGAACAACTCGTCTACCTTTAAGGTTATGACCATTAGAATTTAGAATAAGTCTACGCATCATAGATGTTCATGGATGCCCTAGCCGGTCGTGCAATAAAGCAAAGTTCTCCTTGAACTCTTTGCTTATTGATATAGCATTGGCTTCGACCGCACTGATCTGAGCATGGTAAAGACCAGTGGATACAGCTGGTATCATTTCCAAGACCTTCTTATGGTCTTGGTCGAGCTCAAAGATGTTTAAGAACTCTTTGGCTCCTTCTCCACTCGTTTGAATATGAAGACCATTCTTGCGAATGTCTTTAAAGCTCAACAGGCTTCTTTTAGAGTTTGGAGAATACAATGCTTCATCTATTTCTAGATGTGTCCCATTTGGTAACAAGACATAAGCTTGGCCGTGGCCTTTGATTAGTGATGATACACCAGCTATTGTGCTCACATTGGCATCTTTCAATGTTAGATTAACAAAGAATTTCTTATCCTTAAGAATCGTGTGGCTTGTTCCACTGTCAACCACAAGTGTGTCCATACTTCCTTTCATTCTagacaataaaatataatctgaatcattcatattattattgaaaatgaaagtaaacatagtttattcttaaaataaaacatagaatgCAAAAAGCacttaaaaaaatttcttaaagcctaaaaacaccaaaagcaTTCGAACACAAATCGTTTGATGCATCACTTTATTCGACTGGATCATCTTTCAGCATAGTGAGTATGTCTGAAGTCTCAAAGTCCATGAGGTCGTCCTTGTCATGATCAAAATCGTCCTCACCATCCTTGTACACCATGTGTGCTTCCGGATTCTTTGCCTTAAGACTCTCTTGATAGAGGTCGACCAGATGCTTGGCTGTGCGGCAATTCTTTGCCCAATGATTCATCATTCCGCATCTATGGCAAGGTGAGCTCGCAGGATTCTGTGGCTTTGAAGAAGTCCCATTGCCTCTGCCTTTACCTTGTCCATTATTGGACTGGTTTGGACGGTCATAAGGGGTGTTACGCCCTTTGCTGTTGCCACCTTGTCCACGTCCTCGCCCATAACCTTTACGGCCACGTCCTCTTCCATATGAGGATCCGCGGCCCTTAGGGTCATATCGGACATGGTTGGCTTCAGCACCATCATTAGGCTCATTTGAGGTATGATTTGCCTCAGGGACAGGCTTAGATCCAGGTGGTCTAAGCTCAATGTTCTTCAAGAGCAGCTCGTTGTTCTGTTCTGCAAGCAATAGACATGAGATGAGCTCACTATAGGTCTTAAAACCTTTCTGTCTGTATTGTTGCTGAATCAACATATTGCTTGAGGGcattgtctggaaagt
This genomic window contains:
- the LOC130501320 gene encoding uncharacterized protein LOC130501320, whose product is MAKIANLDFAPLTVRGDNYLQLALDVEISLGAKGLEHCIVPQNKATKKENSKTLMLIRHHIEESLKAQYLTVSDPYELWKELQMRYDHQKTLILPGATYEWIHLRIEDFKSVNEYNSAMFKIVSKLRLCGETVTDKQLLEKTFQTMPSSNMLIQQQYRQKGFKTYSELISCLLLAEQNNELLLKNIELRPPGSKPVPEANHTSNEPNDGAEANHVRYDPKGRGSSYGRGRGRKGYGRGRGQGGNSKGRNTPYDRPNQSNNGQGKGRGNGTSSKPQNPASSPCHRCGMMNHWAKNCRTAKHLVDLYQESLKAKNPEAHMVYKDGEDDFDHDKDDLMDFETSDILTMLKDDPVE